The following are encoded together in the Weissella soli genome:
- a CDS encoding folate family ECF transporter S component, protein MKTLAVNGWSRLQAGQVAVLGVLMALELALSFMSVGTSFLKVSFTFITIGLIAKWFGPYWGMLVAFILDFVTNFMHGMPYIFPFALVAVLNALIFGISYYKREQLSVARIAITILIQLMLSNAILNTYLLAVYHYLPVQLTSLSDALSSPVVWARVGKQFIMWPIEVIVSILILNNRQINALYERVTK, encoded by the coding sequence ATGAAGACATTAGCAGTAAATGGTTGGTCACGGTTACAAGCTGGGCAAGTAGCGGTGTTAGGTGTGCTGATGGCGCTTGAATTAGCGTTGTCATTCATGTCAGTCGGGACGTCATTTCTCAAGGTAAGTTTCACTTTTATTACCATTGGATTGATTGCCAAGTGGTTTGGTCCCTATTGGGGGATGTTAGTTGCTTTTATTCTTGATTTCGTCACGAATTTCATGCACGGTATGCCATATATTTTCCCGTTTGCCTTAGTCGCTGTGCTGAATGCTTTGATTTTCGGTATCAGTTATTACAAGCGTGAGCAACTTTCAGTTGCTCGCATTGCCATCACAATTCTGATTCAATTGATGTTATCAAACGCCATCTTGAATACGTATTTGTTGGCAGTGTATCATTATTTGCCAGTTCAGCTGACTAGTCTGTCAGATGCATTGTCTTCACCAGTGGTGTGGGCACGTGTCGGCAAGCAATTCATCATGTGGCCAATTGAAGTTATTGTCTCAATTCTTATTTTGAATAATCGACAAATTAACGCATTATATGAACGCGTTACCAAGTAA
- a CDS encoding RluA family pseudouridine synthase: MWEKEVVLPANQAPVTLKEQLLLWHVPRRLRGRLRQQRRVLLNGHYQPTSTNLQPGDVITMHFEQADFAPESAYVPDDRVVLPVLFETADFLVINKPKGMKSHPNSPGEDGTVMNFVEAYLQPQGQHAYMVHRLDGETTGAMLVGKKPYIVPILNELLREKEIKRTYLAWVTGALTSNAGTIDLPIGEDPVHDRLRQVNGPNARLALTHWQKIHQVYQNTLVRIELETGRTHQIRVHFAAIGHPLIGDALYNPQATPDIGLMLHAASIRVPMPFEGTVRSISAPLPRSFPRNLT; this comes from the coding sequence ATGTGGGAAAAAGAAGTTGTGTTACCAGCAAATCAAGCCCCGGTGACCTTGAAAGAACAATTGTTGTTGTGGCACGTACCAAGACGCTTGCGGGGTCGTTTGCGTCAGCAGCGCCGGGTATTATTGAATGGCCACTATCAACCGACATCAACCAACTTGCAGCCGGGGGATGTCATAACAATGCACTTTGAACAAGCTGACTTTGCACCAGAATCAGCCTACGTGCCGGATGATCGAGTCGTTTTACCGGTACTGTTTGAGACTGCCGATTTTTTGGTGATTAATAAGCCCAAGGGGATGAAATCACACCCAAATTCGCCAGGGGAAGATGGCACGGTGATGAATTTTGTCGAAGCCTACCTGCAACCACAGGGGCAGCACGCTTATATGGTGCACCGTTTGGATGGTGAAACGACTGGGGCCATGTTGGTTGGTAAAAAGCCTTATATTGTGCCGATTTTAAACGAACTTTTACGTGAAAAAGAAATTAAACGCACCTATTTGGCCTGGGTCACCGGCGCATTGACCAGTAATGCGGGCACCATTGATTTACCAATTGGAGAGGATCCAGTGCATGATCGCTTACGGCAGGTGAATGGGCCAAATGCGCGCTTAGCATTGACACATTGGCAGAAAATTCATCAGGTGTATCAAAATACTTTGGTACGGATTGAACTAGAAACCGGGCGGACCCATCAGATTCGCGTGCATTTTGCAGCGATTGGTCACCCGCTAATTGGTGATGCATTATATAATCCACAAGCCACACCTGACATCGGGTTGATGTTACATGCGGCTTCGATTAGGGTGCCCATGCCATTTGAAGGAACCGTCCGGTCAATTAGTGCACCATTACCGCGGTCATTCCCACGAAATTTAACGTAA
- a CDS encoding YhdH/YhfP family quinone oxidoreductase, with translation MSYRAWVVEEIQGEVVTSLQDVAHQAVTAGNVLIKTEYSAVNYKDYLATQTHGGVIRQFPMTPGIDVSGVIIESTVAELVPGELVVVTGFDLGTNHPGGWAEYVQVPASWVIALHENFSTREAMIVGTAGFTAAQAITKLENHGMTAAQQPRILVTGATGGVGTIAVALLHAAGYENVTAALRKEEYRLQLEVLGATRVITATELTAHAAKLLQKQTFDFVIDTVGGDILAAVLPQVQANGAVAALGNAGGVSLNTNVLPFILRGINLLGVDSVLATHAERLLIWRRLAAPTWRVALQSLIVDEVAFAALPTVLAQFKQGTHVGRSIIKL, from the coding sequence ATGAGCTATCGTGCCTGGGTTGTCGAAGAAATTCAAGGTGAAGTGGTCACATCACTACAGGATGTGGCCCACCAAGCGGTTACAGCAGGAAACGTGTTAATTAAGACCGAATATTCTGCAGTCAATTATAAAGATTATTTGGCAACCCAGACGCATGGTGGTGTGATTCGACAATTCCCCATGACACCTGGTATCGATGTGAGCGGTGTCATCATTGAGTCAACGGTTGCCGAGCTAGTGCCGGGTGAATTGGTCGTTGTGACGGGGTTTGATCTGGGAACAAATCACCCAGGTGGCTGGGCGGAGTACGTCCAAGTCCCAGCCAGTTGGGTCATTGCCTTACATGAAAATTTTTCGACCCGGGAGGCAATGATTGTTGGTACTGCTGGATTTACAGCTGCCCAGGCGATTACCAAGCTGGAAAACCACGGCATGACTGCCGCACAGCAACCACGCATACTAGTCACCGGCGCTACGGGTGGAGTGGGTACCATTGCAGTGGCCTTATTGCATGCGGCCGGGTATGAAAATGTCACGGCGGCGCTACGCAAAGAAGAATACCGTTTGCAACTAGAAGTACTTGGGGCAACGCGGGTCATCACGGCCACTGAATTAACGGCGCATGCGGCTAAATTATTACAAAAACAAACTTTTGATTTTGTGATTGATACAGTGGGTGGTGACATACTGGCTGCGGTATTACCACAAGTACAGGCGAACGGTGCAGTTGCAGCGCTTGGTAATGCAGGTGGGGTATCGCTGAATACCAATGTTTTGCCATTTATTTTGCGGGGCATCAACCTGCTTGGGGTGGACTCTGTGTTGGCAACGCATGCAGAACGATTGCTGATTTGGCGGCGTCTGGCTGCCCCGACCTGGCGAGTGGCCTTGCAAAGTCTCATCGTCGATGAAGTGGCGTTTGCAGCTTTGCCCACTGTTTTGGCGCAGTTTAAGCAGGGTACGCATGTTGGTCGGTCGATTATTAAGTTATAG